A window of the Scleropages formosus chromosome 21, fSclFor1.1, whole genome shotgun sequence genome harbors these coding sequences:
- the LOC108920891 gene encoding apoptosis facilitator Bcl-2-like protein 14, translated as MENGGGRCAVALEDSEEFQLLVNYASRRNIVRAPASKSIMFIKDKEEEKKKKKKKGKLKKIFTCVLSQTDTSDQPDGKSGRLESRCRKDVVDTLMRIVDSMHIAPSDIECDGEDDVIQTIVELLKESGDRLNEKMKNDKTLFQKLQNFNYAVFAEVTKLFVESAKPSRTSDSEKLECAEIALTFEVTRRLTAMQNHPMNLLMGFGARYLKEHFSTWAQQHGGWEKAFDIEDNDEVQ; from the exons ATGGAGAACGGGGGCGGGAGATGCGCAGTGGCTCTAGAGGATTCGGAGGAGTTCCAGCTCCTCGTGAACTACGCGTCAAGGAGGAACATTGTCAGAGCACCTGCCAGCAAGTCTATCATGTTCATTAAAGataaggaggaggagaagaaaaagaagaagaagaagggtaAGCTGAAGAAGATATTCACTTGCGTTCTTTCACAGACTGACACATCAGACCAGCCTGATGGGAAGAGTGGCAGGTTGGAGAGTAGGTGCAGGAAGG ATGTGGTGGATACACTGATGAGGATTGTGGACTCTATGCATATTGCCCCTTCAGACATTGAGTGTGATGGTGAAGATG ATGTTATCCAGACAATCGTGGAACTGCTAAAAGAATCTGGTGACCGCCTCAACGAGAAA ATGAAGAATGACAAGACTCTATTTCAGAAACTCCAGAACTTTAACTATGCAGTCTTTGCAGAAGTGACCAAGCTATTTGTCGAGAGCGCAAAACCCTCTAGAACTTCAGACTCAGAAAAACTTGAATGTGCCGAGATTGCCTTGACCTTCGAGGTCACTCGCAGACTGACAGCCATGCAAAACCACCCCATGAACTTACTGATGGGCTTTGGTGCCAGGTACCTGAAGGAGCATTTTTCCACCTGGGCACAGCAGCATGGTGGATGG GAGAAAGCCTTTGACATTGAGGACAATGATGAAGTCCAatga